Part of the Lolium rigidum isolate FL_2022 chromosome 6, APGP_CSIRO_Lrig_0.1, whole genome shotgun sequence genome, ctgaaatcaaaaacagcagaaaacaggaactgacattgtggcatcttgttaataggttagtcccggaaaatgcataaaaacattacaaagtgtgaataaaacatgtagctattgtcataaaactaacatgaaatataagaaattatagatacgttggaaacGTATCACCTAGCCACTTAGCTTCACCTAGCCACTTAGCTTCATCGATCCATATTTGAGGCTCGTCGCTTTTTGTTGTAGTTTGATCATGTTTGTGTTGTTGTTCTAAAATACTCGTTTTCTATCTTTATAACTTGATCTTAAATTTTGTACGAgtgtggttgctttatttataaaatgGAATGCATAGAAATATAATGAAGTATTTTATCTTGTTGTCTATATAAGTAACTGTATTTGTTGTTCGTTGATCTTAAATTTTGTACGAGTGtgattgctttatttataaagtggAATAAAAGCATATTTCTAAGAAATATAATGGAATATTTTATCTTGTTGTCTATATAAGTAACTGTGTTTGTCGTTCGTTGCCACTGAGTTTTATATGGTTTGAATGAATTCGTAGGAAAATCCAGGACCAAACTGAAAGAGAGGCAATCCAGCGGCGTGGCCCCCCTGCCTCCACTATCCCTTTGCGAGCAGCTAGCGCCTCCATTCGCAGCGGCCGACGGGAGGGAGGGAGAAGATAGCAGCAGCATCCGGAGCAGCAATGGCGGCCTCCACTGCCTCCCGACTCTGGCTCCCGCGTCCCACCGCATCTTCCCCCTGTCCTCGCCCTCCGCCTCGACTGTCGCGATTCTCTCCTCTCCGCGCTGCCAAGTATACGCCCCTTTCCTTCCACAATGATTGTATCAGATAATAGTTCCCAAAATTAATTGTGCTGGGTGCACTATAATTTATCCagaacgattttttttttttaccttttcGTATCTGTGGGGATTTTCTAATTTGAAGAACAACGTAGGTCGATCATGTAGCTTTAGGGTGTTTCAGGGTGTTACTGAACAGATTTTCCACAGCGGACCATCATTGTCCAAGTTTGGTTGAATGTCTACAATCTTATGTACGTGTAGTGGCAATTCTGCATGTTTAGTAATGTTCTTTTCTATCTACCCGCATCAGTGGATTAGCACTGATGGATTTTTGCATATCATCAACTCATGTTGCCGGCAAGGTACACTTTCTGTCATATACCAAGGTGCAAAACTAAGTTGCTTGCGCCAGTTTAATGATTGAGCAACCGTTGACACTACTAATAATTATGGTTCTCAACTTACTCGTGGTACATCTCTCAACATGTGGTCATGTGAATCTATCATTGTAGGCTGGAATCTGTGTTATCTATTGGAACTCATGTAATCCCTCACCCAAGAAAGGTTAGCCATTTATGTTAAATAGTACACACTGAAAAGAGTTGCCGATGTTTGCTACTGAACTTTTTCAAATTGTCAAGGTTGAGACTGGAGGTGAAGATGCTTTCTTTGtgggcgatgatggtggtggagtaTTTGCCATTGCGGATGGTGTTTCAGGGTAAGCCATCTTCGTCGCAATGAACAATTTATTTGGATAATCGCTGCAGCGAACTGTGATCAATTCTTTATTCTCTTCTCGTGTATTTTGGGTTGCTTCAAGTACTTTGCAAGAGATGTATTTGCTTTTAGCAATTTGCATTGACACATGGCTTTTATCCAGCTAGTCATTCTCTTATCTACTGACAGATGGGCAGAAAAGAATGTCAATCCAGCTCTATTTTCTCGAGAGCTTATGGCAAACAGCTCTACTTTTCTCAAGGATGAAGAGGTATTTGCATGTTAGTACTGCTAAATAAAATATGTTCAAGTAAAATGTCATGTACTTCTATTGCAACAAATTTAATATAGCCTATCGTTTGTAGGTCAATCATGATCCTCAGGTTCTTCTAATGAAGGCTCATGCTGCAACTTCTTCCACTGGATCTGCCACAGCGTAAGCATTATTCTTACCGTGTTTACAGCCTTATATATCACTCGTTTTTCTAGCATACGTGTCAAACTTTATACAATTATGTGCGATGATAACAGAATCATCGCAATGCTAGAGAAGACTGGGACTCTGAAAATTGCAAGTGTGGGAGATTGTGGCTTGAAAGTTATTCGAAAAGGTGCTTACGGAAAATATATGTATCTTAAGGTTATTAGCATGCTTGCTTCATACCAATTCTAACCTTTTCTCTTCATTAACATACAGGACAAGTGATGTTCTCTACATGCCCTCAAGAACATTACTTTGATTGTCCATACCAGTTAAGCTCCGAGGCAATTGGTCAAACATATAAGGATGCACTGGTATATATTTATGAAATCGAATCAGCTgttatttttttgttgttgaagcGCCGGTATTGTGACACGGCTGTTGTATAACTGGTCTTTTTTTTTACTTCACTACACTGGTAGATAGAGCGAAAAAAAAGATATCAGTCTTTTCGAAGATTGTTCCTTTCTGATTttgttctcttttggtttatctacCAGGTTTGCACTGTACATCTTATGGAGGGTGATATCATAGTTAGTGGCTCAGATGGATTTTTTGACAACATCTTTGATCAAGAGATTCTTGCTGTCATTTCTGAGTCTCCAGGGATAGATGAATCTGGTAAATCTCTCACTTCTGCAACTGCAGACGTAAAATGCATGGTCCATTCCTTCCAATCCCTCTAAAAACATTGCTGTTTTCACAGCGAAAGCTTTGGCGGAGCTTGCGAGAAAACATTCAGTGGATGTAAGATTTGATTCACCCTATTCGATGGAGGCACGGAGTAGGGTGCGAAACAACTACATCTTCTCTTTTTCTCTTGTCACCCTTTACAAGTTTCTACAACCTGTTAGCTATAAAAATGGATATCACACCGTTCATTCCTGTTACTTACATTCAGGGTTTTGATGTTCCTTGGTGGAAGAAGCTACTTGGAGCCAAGTTAACAGGTATGCTGTCGTTATCCAGCTACACCCCATGCCATGCTCTGTTCCAACCAGAAAAATCAGCAAGCTCACGATGccactttttttcttcttttggtcGGCGCAGGTGGTAAGATGGATGACATTACGGTCATTGTCGCTCAAGTGAATATAGTGGTGATCCCAGATGATGAGGTAGACCTGTAAATTCATTTGGTTTTGATAGCAACTAATTCCATCTTTCACCTTGAGATTCCTTATGCTGTGTCATATTTGCAGGGTGCCatagttgaacgggagaaaggagctGAAAAGGTCACTGTCGCTGCAACTGCAACTGCATCAGCTGAACAGAAGGGATGAAAAGGAGTTGTATATATTGACCAAAATTATTTTTCGCAGCAGTGCAAAGAAATTAATGAGAACTGTACTTATGAACACCCATGCGTATATAATTTATTTGCACTGGGTTTAGTTTGTACAGATATACTGTTAGAATCTCAGAGTTATTACAAACTATGAATTTTCCAAAGTTCCAATGGGTTTTGTTCATGTCAAATTGGATACAGGTAAACTTTAAACTTCAAACGGAGGCTGAGCTACACGTAGCTCTTTATTTGCAAACACTCAGGATTCatatttcaaagttttaaaaaatctgaaataaaattctagagatagccaatgatgtatactacaatggtgtaaaatctcaatacaaattacttcatattctaggctacacaaaaaatgacaaattctgataAATTTTATAgcgaatagtgcacatttcaataCTATAAAATTTCTCAGTTTTTGTCAATTTTGTGTAGCCGGAAATACAAAtaagtttgtattgagattttacaccatcgTAGTATTCATCATTTCGTTACCTacaaaattttattttgaatatttttgaaactttgaaatacgaattttaagtgtttggaaataaagagctacatgtagttgAAAGCCCCAACTGTTGAGGACACTAGATGGCTGTTGTCGATGTGAGGCTAAAGGGTTTCCGGTCATGATCGGTAGCATTAATTGCATGCAGTGGAAGAAAACTGTCCATTTTGATGGCAATGTCAATACAGTGGCCATACCGAGGGAAGCACTGGCAtcacaagatttatggatttggcactaTTATTTTGGCATGGCCAATTCCCACAACTCTtatggtgagctatgagatcacaatgcatatgacaaaccatattatcttgttgatggCATTTATCCTGACTGGACCACACTGGTGAAGACAATCCATAATCCTCAAATAGAGAAAGAAAAGAGATTtttcaagatgcaagaggcttgcaggaaagatgtggagcgaacatttggtgtgctccaaactTAGTGGGCTATTGTTCCTCACACAAATAAAACATGGTCTCTTCAGACCATGCATGACGTGATGActttttgtgtaatcatgcacaacatgatcttcGAGACGGAGTATCctaatgaactcggatgtgactTTGAGGGTGAGCTGGTTGAGCAATGTTGAAGTCCCGAGGCCTCCGGAAGGATTTGGTTGACCATTAGAATGATGAGTAGTCAATCTCATCTCGTTCTATTTATTAATTATGAACTATGCTCTATGTATTTTCATTCATGGCAATGCATCTGGACTTTGGTATTTCGTTCAATGTAATAATAAAGAATTTTGACCTATATTGTCGTTGTTGGTATGGCCAATTTGTTTCATATATTGCACTATTTTGGATGAAAAATCTAACTCAACCCTGGACGGACAAAATACGTCAGACCACTTGGGCCAGATGCAAACGATCAATGGTTGTCTGAAGGCTGATTTCGCGTCTATAGCCTGACGTAAACGGATGTGCGTGGTTAATTTTGGTGACCGAAATACGTCGGAGGTAGATGCCCTAGAGGGGAAAAGGGAATCAAAAACAGATGTATATTACGTATAGCCAAAAACCGCTTACGAGAAGCCGTTTGCGTGCAATCCAGAATACATGACCTAAACCGCCAGGTAAACCCTCGAGCCGTCCCCAACCGCCGCAACGCAGCGCTccccatggcctcctcctcctccgcctcgccggcgacggcggccgcCAGGAAAAAGCGCGCGCTGACGGAGCAGCGATTCTCGGAGCTGTCCCCGGCCATTTccccggaggtggtggaggcccTGAAGCGCGGCGGCTTCCGGCGGTGCACGCCGGTGCAGGCGGCGACCATCCCGCTGCTGCTGTCGCACAAGGACGTGGCCGTCGACGCCGCCACCGGCTCCGGCAAGACCCTCGCcttcgtcgtccccgtcgtcgagATGCTCCGCCGCCTCCCCTCGCCCCCCAAGCCCCACCAGGTCGCCTCACGGCTGACTGCTCCCTGCCCTCATCTCTGTTTCTGTAGCGTTTCAATTCTGATGATTAACAGCTGAGCTGAGTTCGTGCAGGTGCTGGGCATCATCATCTCCCCGACGAGGGAACTGTCGTCGCAGATATACAACGTGGCGCAGCCCTTCTTCGCGACGCTCAAGGGCGTGTCGTCCATCCTGCTGGTCGGCGGGCTGGACATCAAGGCGGAGCTCaagaaggtggaggaggagggcgccaACATACTGGTCGGCACTCCCGGGAAGCTCTTCGACATAATGGAGCGCCTGGACTCCCTGGAGTATAAGAATCTCGAGGTTGTTTTGGGGGAACAAAGGAACTGTCTTTGGTTGGTTTGTGCTTTGGCTCAAATGGGGCGTATGCTGATGTTGTTTCGATTTCTGGTGTCCCTTGGAAGCAGATACTGATCCTGGATGAGGCAGATAGGCTCTTGGACATGGGCTTCCAGAAGCAGGTCACCTCGATTATTTCAAAGTTACCGAAGCTGAGGAGAACCGGGCTGTTCTCCGCTACACAGACTGAGGCTGTCGAGGAGCTGGCAAAAGCAGGGTTGAGGAATCCCGTGAGGGTCCAGGTTAAGACGGAGGCCAAGGATGCTGCTCAGCAAGATCTTGGTCCCTCCAAGACGCCGCTGGGGCTCCGGTTGGAGGTATGGCGAGATTGCTTTTGTACAGCAGTTGGTCGTTTATCATTTATCATGATTTTGTGAATATCTACCGCATGTGAGCCACAATCTTGTTTTTCTGCAGTACATGATATGTGAACCATCAAAGAAATCATCACAACTTGTTGATTTCCTTGTGCACAACAACGGAAAGAAAATCATGGTGTAAGTACGAGATccctggaagtttcagtttgtcaGCATATTTAATTTGTGTGTGCCATTGTGCTAATTTGTGCACGGTCTTGCTCGAATGCAGCTATTTTGCAACATGTGCCTGTGTAGATTACTGGTCTGTTGTTCTTCCAATGCTCAACTTACTTAAAGGTTCTCCAGTAATACCTTACCATGGAAAGATGAAACAGGTTATAGCAAAATATGTCTTTTTGTTGTAAAACCCAATGGCCCAATATGTGGGCTTTATGTTGGCATATTTTGGTATTATCTGTTTGTATTAATTGCCACCATGTTGTTCTTTCGGTATGTAGGGCCCTCGTGAGAAAGCTCTGGCGTCATTTTCTGCTCTTTCAAGTGGTATTTTAGTCTGCACTGATGTTGCAGCAAGGGGTCTTGACATACCACATGTTGATCTAATTGTGCAGGTTACATATTAATATTTTTTCTACccctcttaactttttctttacatGGAGCCATCAATTAACATTTTGTATTCTGTTCTTCCAGTACGATCCACCTCAAGATCCCAATGTTTTCATACATAGAGCAGGTCGCACTGCCCGCTATGATCAAGAAGGAGATGCTATTGTATTTCTCTTGCCGACGGTAATGTATTCTGTGTCGAACTCGTTTTTCCGAATTGCAACATACTACACATAGTACTAGTTAAAGTATTTACTTGTATCGGCAGAAATTGTGTTTTGTATGCTGGTTGTCTTATTGAGAAAGACATCTAAACTTACTTCCTTTGCAGGAGGATTCTTATGTTGAATTCTTAAAGCTTCGAGGTGTACCTCTCATGGAAAGGGAGTGTTCCAGTGATATTGTAGATATTGTGCCACAGGTTGGTCGTTTTGTTGGTAATTAAGGTTTCCCACTTGAGTCGAGATATCACTTAAATATCATTCTGTCGTGCTGATTGTGGACTAATTTATGGTGCAGATCAGAGCAGCTGCATCAGAAGATCGTAATATCATGGAAAAGGGGCTTCGAGCTTTTGTATCATTTGTTCGTTCATACAAGGAGCATCACTGCTCGTACATTTTCAATTGGAAAGGACTTGAAGTAGGAAAGCTGGCCATGGAGTATGGCTTACTTCAGATCCCATCCATGCCAGAAGTGAAGCACAATAATCTTTCACTGAAGGGATTTATGCCTGTCAGCAACGTCAACTTTTCACAAATCAAGTTCAAGTAAGAACTGTGGCCACAACAGCATTATATGCATAGTTTTTGCTGACCCAATTACTTTAAGTAGTACGGCAATGTGATTAGTGCTAGTGTTTACTATAAGACGTGCATAATTGAATGTTCAGTCGTCTAAATAAAACCCTTCCTCAAATTACGTTAATGTTGGTACTGAACATGTTTAGATTTCAAAGGTCGATGTTGAAGTGATCTCAGAGTCAGCTGACTTCTGGTTTTGCTGGAATGCTAGTACCAACCAGCTGCGAGGACTAACATGTTTCCTGTCTTGGTTCTGCAGGGACAAAACTCGAGAGAAGCAACGCCAGAAGGTACTGAAAAGAAAAGCGGAAGAGCTAGCTCAAGAGCCACCTGAGCCAGAAAGGAGAGTTCGGGAGAAGCCTCTTAAACCAAAGCGCAAGCAGACGGGCAAGCAGCGACAGACGATCCAGACCAAGGAGGACATGGATGAGCTGACGCACGAGTACCGGCTcctgaagaagctgaagaaggGTGTGATCGATGAGGATGAGTACGAGAAGCTTACCGGGTTCGGAGACTCGGACGGCGGAGGTTCTTCTGATGGGGAGGACAAAGGGAAGGAGAGGCGCAGAAAGGTTCAGAAGAAACTCAAGCAGAGAGGAGGGAAGACGAGAGGAGGGTCTGCCAGGAAATTTGATGGAAAGAGTAGTAAGCTGAAGAGCAGGAGAAAATGAACTTATTGTATACTGAGAAATTctgccagttttttttttttttttttttttttttgcttagccGGTGAAGAGGCCGATTTTGTGCCGCCTGTAGTTACTGCTTTGATGATGGTGAACAATTTTCATGCTCACACGACAACAAAATCTTGGATTGGTTCTAGTATTGCCACGGATATGACCTGGCACGAGAGCATAAAGAAATGGTCACAAAAATGTTCCAGTGGACTGCTTTGGTCATCTCAGTCACCGTTCAATGGTAAAAAAAATTATGCTCACACAAGAATGAAATGTGACTCCAATAGAGTTCCCGTCACATATCAGAAAAgaaattattatgctttattaaccAATCACCCATGGGCATGCTCATTGAATAGTTATTACTGAGGCAAAAAAATTTTTTGGTAAGTGTTAGTTACTTCCTTCTGTAGGGGAAAACATTTACGGTAACTGGGGTAGTAAATTGCACAACACAGCCTTGGCAACATACCCCGGTACATCATCAAATTCATCATCATCCCAAAGAAATGGTCACACGAAAATGTTAAGTGGACTGCTTTGCAGGTCATATGAGTCACAGTTTGATGGTAAACAATTTTATGCTCACACAAGAATGAAATTTTAGGCCATTACACAGTCCCCACGGAAACTGAAGTCACGGTAAGTAGCATGAAACTTTTGACTAAccaattgagtttttttttttgcaggtatTGAGTACTTATTAGTGAAACAGATTTTCTTTTACAAGTACTAGTAACTTTTCTTTTTTGATATGGAACACTGATGTTCTATTAACTTAGCTCGGCAGAATCGCCGGACGTGGCTGAGATTACAAGTTCGGGAACATCGTCTAACCAGACACAATGCATACCATAGCTTCCTGAAGCACCTAACCCCGCCAGGATATGTGCTGGCTTTACACTCACGTGGCATATAGAGAACTCTAGTCTCGATGAATGCTAACACCAATTGGACTTTTGTTTCCCTCAACAAAGCTCCCGTGGCGACAAGTCATATTTTTGGGGAAATCATCAAAAGCTTTATTACGAAAATTGGGGGTAAATTGCCCACCACAACGTTGGCAACATACCCTCTACCCAGGGTAGCAATCTACGTGATGGATCTGCAGATCATGGATCACTTCCTCCGACGGGGAGAAATTAGGGCATCAGCAGTCAATGCTAGCACTTGGGAATCAGTCTCGAAGACCACCCTGTTGGCGCCAATGTCCAGTCATTATTGCATCATCACGTGGAGTTTCCCACTGTAGGCGTCAGCTATACTAACCTCCATCCCAAAGTTTGAAGcctattttttttagaaagtcaaactatgttaagtttgattaaatttttataaaaaatcattaacatgaatagtacaaaattaatatcattagatagataatgaaatatattttcatatgatatctataaaatatcatatttgttcataaatttttctaaaaatttgattaaactttacttcgtttaactttctgaaaaaatatagaccttaaaccttaggatggaggtagtatacgcTTTGCCTGCACTTGTAGCAATAAGCTCACACCGCATGGTTCTCAGCCTCACTTCTCCCGATCAGTTTTAAGCTTCTTCCCCTAACTAGTCGCGTAGCATAGAAAATGGTAGTGGTTTGATAAAACAAATAGTACAGTGTACCATGGGCGGGCACAGGCTTTTAACAATGGGTactcaaaataaaaaataccTAAATACAGTTTCAAAATAGTAGTGACACTTGTATTCCATCACATGACCTTGGGCTGAGCATATAATTGCTCCAACCAACTAAACCTCCACGTCAATTTGTCCAGAAGGATAGGTTTCTCCACCAAGTAAACACACAATTATGGCTATttcataaaatttaaaaaaattatcaAAATTCTGGGTATTTACTTGCATACACCCATGAATACACATGTGCTCGCCCATGCAGTGTACACGACCGAGGCAGCTAGGCAATTTACAAACAAGCAAAGTTGATGACAGAAATATAACTTTCTGTAGGTATTAAGAGATAAAAGATGTCAATTGACAACAGTGCAATCTGATCATTATACCAGAAATATAGAAACAAACCGGCAAAAGCAATCATCAAGAGCAAAGAATTGTACAATCAGAACAGCACGGCACAAACCGGAAATAATATCTCAAATCTTCCAGCATTTATCCAGCTGCTTCTAGGGGAAAATTTACATAACATAGACCAATCATCAATACCGtagaaggcaaaaaaaaaaaaaaaaaatccgaccAACAAGGGTGTGACAATCGAACAGGAGTCCGGGATAATCAGACACCTGCATAATAGGTACAAGTCTGGAGAACAGGAATAGAATTGGTTCCACAAATGACAACCTTTGCAATTACATCAATGTTTTCAGAACGGCTATCAACACAAGGACCATAGGTGCCACTGCGTCTATCCTTGCCATAGGCACTGCATCACCTAAAGTGCAATGAAGATATTAATATATGAGCATCACCCACACCAACCACGATGTCAGGTTATACAAGATTGAAGTACATAACAAGAGATATTTGCTATCCAAAACTGAAGCTACAGCACCTCAAAGGAGAACTGCCAAAATTTCTCATTGAGATCATTATAAGAAAATAAGAATTTTCTCAATGCATATAGCCAATACACACATAAAGTATAAAACATGGTTTGCAAAGGATAATTTTAGATTGAGAATTTTCATGATTTCAGTGCAGATGCGGTAGCGCAAGTGTACACTCTCATGTACCTAAGTTACTTTAGTTTGTGACCTTTTACTACCGATGTATTCACAATATTTCCCCAACCATTGGTGGATTGCTCCCTATTCCTGCAagttactttaatgttcatgtaTTCCAAAATCCCAATGTTCGCCTTCCATGAAGAAAGAACAGACAGATCAAGTAGCAGACAATTGTCCCATAAACTACCATCCAAACTTACATGAAGCATCATAAGAAAAAATGACAAAGCAGAAATTTGTTCAACCTTAACTTGGTTGGATTATGTTCATTGCACCACCTAGAACTTGGGAAGTAAAAGCTAGGAAAATGTAATAATATTCTGACGGTGCATAAGTTATCCTCCTAGTCACCCCTAGTCATCATTTTGAGGGACTCCTACACATCGATTGTAAAAGCAGCGGAGTTTAGGGCTTTTCGGGTATGAAGATGAAATAAAGAATGGACAGGGAAATAAAGTAACTTGTAAAACACAAAATTGTACAGATGCTTACCAGCTGACATCATGGGGCATCCTGCTGAACTGCAGCACCTGGAAAATTTTCAGCTGCAGAAAAGCTTGGCGGTACTACAAGATCTTTCCCTTGGGAAGGCTGGTCAGCTTGCGCGCTGCTGACGTTGGCATCGCCCCCGCCCATGAATGGTCCACCCTCCTGGACCTGGACCAAGCCACCAGGCGACATAGGTGACATATCAGATGCATCGGCGAGCGATTGTCCAGGTTTGAGTGCAGCAACATCAGCTACTGGTCCAGGTACAGGTACAGGCGCAGCTAAAACAGGTCCTGCTTCAGTTGCAGGTGGCGGCACATCAAAGCCAGATCTTGCCCGTGGCCTGCGTTCTGGCCCTGCACCCTGATCACGGCTCcggctcctgctcctgctgcGACTCCGGCTACGTGACCAACTCCTGCTGCGGCTCCTGCTGCGTGACCAGCTTCTGCTACGGCTTCTGCTCCTACTACTTAGGCTCCTGCTATCACTTCTTCTATCATAGCCTCGCGAGCGGCCTCTATCT contains:
- the LOC124660681 gene encoding probable protein phosphatase 2C 1 encodes the protein MAASTASRLWLPRPTASSPCPRPPPRLSRFSPLRAAKLESVLSIGTHVIPHPRKVETGGEDAFFVGDDGGGVFAIADGVSGWAEKNVNPALFSRELMANSSTFLKDEEVNHDPQVLLMKAHAATSSTGSATAIIAMLEKTGTLKIASVGDCGLKVIRKGQVMFSTCPQEHYFDCPYQLSSEAIGQTYKDALVCTVHLMEGDIIVSGSDGFFDNIFDQEILAVISESPGIDESAKALAELARKHSVDVRFDSPYSMEARSRGFDVPWWKKLLGAKLTGGKMDDITVIVAQVNIVVIPDDEGAIVEREKGAEKVTVAATATASAEQKG
- the LOC124663184 gene encoding DEAD-box ATP-dependent RNA helicase 18-like, which translates into the protein MASSSSASPATAAARKKRALTEQRFSELSPAISPEVVEALKRGGFRRCTPVQAATIPLLLSHKDVAVDAATGSGKTLAFVVPVVEMLRRLPSPPKPHQVLGIIISPTRELSSQIYNVAQPFFATLKGVSSILLVGGLDIKAELKKVEEEGANILVGTPGKLFDIMERLDSLEYKNLEILILDEADRLLDMGFQKQVTSIISKLPKLRRTGLFSATQTEAVEELAKAGLRNPVRVQVKTEAKDAAQQDLGPSKTPLGLRLEYMICEPSKKSSQLVDFLVHNNGKKIMVYFATCACVDYWSVVLPMLNLLKGSPVIPYHGKMKQGPREKALASFSALSSGILVCTDVAARGLDIPHVDLIVQYDPPQDPNVFIHRAGRTARYDQEGDAIVFLLPTEDSYVEFLKLRGVPLMERECSSDIVDIVPQIRAAASEDRNIMEKGLRAFVSFVRSYKEHHCSYIFNWKGLEVGKLAMEYGLLQIPSMPEVKHNNLSLKGFMPVSNVNFSQIKFKDKTREKQRQKVLKRKAEELAQEPPEPERRVREKPLKPKRKQTGKQRQTIQTKEDMDELTHEYRLLKKLKKGVIDEDEYEKLTGFGDSDGGGSSDGEDKGKERRRKVQKKLKQRGGKTRGGSARKFDGKSSKLKSRRK